From a single Nicotiana tomentosiformis chromosome 2, ASM39032v3, whole genome shotgun sequence genomic region:
- the LOC138906095 gene encoding uncharacterized protein, with amino-acid sequence MTTSAEQQNGSVGTTAAMATASSGRTTPAPVMAPAEKSKKFSGVDFKRWQQKIFFYLTTLSLQRFISEDVPVLGEETPENERFVVTEAWKHSDFLCKNYILSCLEDGLYNVYSVMKTSKELWNALEKKYKTEDAGLKKFLAAKFLDFKMVDGKSVITQVQELQVIVHDLLAEGINRVNIFIQDIDYFTSYKFMIEGMVINEAFQVAAFIEKLPPLWKDFKNYLKHKHKEMMLEDLIVRLRIEEDNKAAKKKSRGNSTIMGANIIEEASTSKKRKKWSGPKNYPSKKKFKGNCHNCGKVGHKAAECRAPKKDKKKSQANIIEKNDEIDDLCVMLSE; translated from the coding sequence ATGACAACAAGTGCGGAACAACAGAATGGTTCTGTTGGGACTACTGCTGCAATGGCAACTGCGTCTTCAGGTCGCACAACTCCTGCACCGGtgatggcaccggcagaaaaatccaaaaaattttccggtgTGGACTTTAAGCGTTGGCAGCAAAAAATATTCTTCTACCTGACCACACTCAGTTTACAGCGCTTTATCAGCGAAGACGTTCCAGTTCTGGGAGAAGAAACTCCTGAAAATGAGCGATTTGTGGTCACTGAGGCATGGAAGCATTCTGACTTCTTATGCAAAAACTATATTTTAAGTTGCTTGGAAGACGGCTTGTACAATGTTTATAGTGTCATGAAAACATCAAAAGAATTATGGAATGCTCTTgaaaagaagtacaagactgaagatgctgGACTAAAGAAGTTTTTGGCCGCCAAATTTCTGGATTTCAAAATGGTTGACGGTAAATCTGTCATAACGCAAGTCCAAGAATTGCAAGTTATTGTTCATGACCTACTTGCTGAAGGTATAAACCGAGTCAATATTTTTATTCAAGATATTGATTATTTTACTAGTTATAAATTTATGATTGAAGGTATGGTCATAAATGAAGCGTTTCAAGTTGCAGCATTTATTGAAAAGTTACCTCCGCTGTGGAAGGACTTTAAGAATTACTTGAAACATAAGCACAAGGAGATGATGCTTGAAGACCTTATTGTTCGTCTACGGATTGAAGAGGACAACAAGGCTGCtaagaagaagtctcgtggaaattcaacaattatGGGTGCAAATATTATTGAGGAAGCTTCAACgagcaaaaaaagaaagaagtggTCTGGTCCAAAGAATTACCCAAGCAAGAAGAAGTTCAAAGGTAATTGCCACAACTGTGGAAAGGTTGGACACAAGGCTGCTGAATGTCGTGCACCAAAGAAGGACAAGAAGAAAAGTCAAGCAAACATAATTGAGAAGAATGATGAAATAGACGATTTATGTGTCATGCTTTCGGAGTAA